The Paramixta manurensis region TTCAAAACGGCGCAGCACCGCCCGTAAACGCGCCACCAATTCACGCGGATAGCAGGGTTTGGGCATATAATCATCTGCGCCCATCTCTAGGCCAATGACACGATCAATATTATCCCCTTTCGCCGTCAGCATAATCACCGGAATACGGCTGCTTTGCCTGACCTGGCGCAGCACATCAATTCCACTCATATCCGGCAGCATAATATCAAGGATCATGGCAGTATATTCACCGGATAAAGCCCCCTCAATGCCCGCGCTACCGGTAATCACCAATGAGGCGTCAAACCCCTCGCCAATTAAGTATTGGCTTAGCATGGTGCCCAACTCAACATCATCATCGACTAATAAAATTTTCATGGCGATTCTCTCACAAGCTTCCGCCGCTATTTTGACCGGCCTCGGATGCTTTCGCAGCTAGTTTTACTCTATTCTTACATTGCTCTCGCGGCGTTCTAATTCGCGTTTTTATTTTAATCGCGTAAAATTCGCGCCAAATATGCACTTTTGTCGTTTAAAGGATTATTGATTATGGCATCAGGCCGTCTAATAAGTCGCCGCTGGTTTTTGATACTGGTATTAATTCTGCTGGTCGCCGGAGTTGTCTTCTGGTTACTACGTCCACATCCGGTGGATCCTAACGCGGTGCTTACCGCCACTGCCGAGCGGCGTGACCTGCAACAGACCGTGTTAGCCGATGGCACTATCACCGCCAGTAAACAAGTTAGCGTCGGTGCACAAGCATCCGGCCAGATCAAAGCACTGTTGGTTGAGCTAGGCTCCCAGGTGAAAAAAGGGCAACTGGTGGCAGAAATTGACAGTATGACGCAGCAGAATGATTTGCGTAACGCGCAGGCCGCGCTAAAAAACGTCACCGCACAACGCGCATCCAGGCAAGCCGTCTTGGCAAACTACCGGGCGGCATTTGAGCGGCAAAAGGCCATGTTAGCCAAAAATCTGACCGCTAAAGCGGATTATGACAGCGCGCAAGCTAACCTACGAAGTACCGAAGCCGATATTCAGGCATTAGATGCACAACTCATTCAGTCACAAATTGAAGTGGATACCGCACAGGTCAATCTGGGCTACACCAAAATCACCTCACCGATTGATGGCACCGTGGTGTCAATGCCAGTTGAAGCAGGCCAAACGGTCAACGCCGTGCAAAGCGCGCCAACCATTCTGAAAGTGGCGAATCTCGACACCATGACGGTAAAAGCGCAGATCTCAGAAGCCGATGTGGTGAATGTCACGCCGGGGATGAAAGTGTGGTTCACCATTCTTGGTAAACCGAACAAGCGTTATCCGGCAACCCTGCGGGCGATTGAACCAGCGCCGGACTCTATCAATGACGATAGCGCCACCAGTGGGTTAACCGGCTCAGGCAGTTCTTCCTCATCCGACAGCAAAGCCGTTTACTATTATGGCCTGTTCGACGTCGCCAATCCTGATAAAGCGTTACGCATCTCAATGACGGCGGAAGTGCATATCGTGCTCGGCGATCGCCCGCAAGCAATCGTGATCCCTTCAACCGCCCTCGACAATATTGATGGGAAAACTAGCGTACGCGTGGTTGACGACCAGCAAAAAATTACCCGCCGGGAGGTACAAGTCGGGATTAACAACAATATTGAAGCCGAAATCCTTTCCGGTTTGCATGAGGGCGAAAAGGTCTTGCTCAGCGAGAGTGACGCCAGCGCGACACCTGCCGATCACCGGTCAAGGATGTAACCATGGCTCTGTTGCTGCTTGAGGAGATTAACCGCGAGTTTCAAAGCGGAGAACAGCGCGTTCGCGTGTTGAAAAATATCAACCTGGCGATTGAGTCCGGTGAGTTTGTCGCCATCGTCGGTCAATCCGGTTCAGGAAAATCCACGCTGATGAATCTGCTCGGCTGTCTGGATAAGCCAAGCAGCGGTGATTATCGGGTCGCCGACCGCTCGGTGACACAGTTGACCGATGACGCGCTGGCGGAATTGCGGCGCGAGCACTTCGGCTTTATCTTCCAACGCTACCATTTACTCAGCGAATTGACGGCGTTAGGTAACGTTGAAATCCCGGCCATCTATGCCGGTAAAGACCGGCAAGCTCGTCACGATCGCGCCACCGCGCTACTCACACGGCTGGGGCTCGGTGAGCGGCTGACTTATCGTCCCGGGCAGCTTTCCGGCGGTCAACAACAGCGTGTGAGTATTGCCAGGGCGCTGATGAATGGCGGCGAGGTGATTCTGGCGGATGAGCCTACCGGCGCGCTGGATAGCCACAGTGGCGATGAGGTGATGAATATCCTGCGCGACTTGCATCAGCAGGGCCACACGGTGGTGATCGTCACGCATGACATGCGTATTGCGCAAAATGCCGACCGGATCATCGAAATTCATGACGGTGAGATTATTGCGGACAAGCGCGATAACCACGCGGGATCCGAACACCAACGGTCTGCCGTCAATACTACCAATGGCAGCCGTTGGCGCGCATTACGCGATCGGCTCAGCGAAGCGTTTCGCATGGCGCTGGTGTCGATGATGGCGCAACGTCTGCGGACCTTTCTAACCATGCTCGGCATCATCATCGGCATTGCCTCAGTGGTGGCGGTAGTTGCGCTCGGTAAAGGCTCGCAGCAAAAAATCCTGACGGAAATTAGCGCAATGGGTACCAGCACGCTGGATATTTTCCCCGGTACCGATTTCGGCGATATGAACTCG contains the following coding sequences:
- a CDS encoding response regulator transcription factor, producing MKILLVDDDVELGTMLSQYLIGEGFDASLVITGSAGIEGALSGEYTAMILDIMLPDMSGIDVLRQVRQSSRIPVIMLTAKGDNIDRVIGLEMGADDYMPKPCYPRELVARLRAVLRRFEEQVPVTEKKALIGWGDLSLNPATRISAWKNQPFDLTASEFNLLDLLLRSPERVVSKDELSESGLGRPREPYDRSVDVHISNIRQKLSALSGGAVTIETVRSIGYRIR
- a CDS encoding efflux RND transporter periplasmic adaptor subunit, which translates into the protein MASGRLISRRWFLILVLILLVAGVVFWLLRPHPVDPNAVLTATAERRDLQQTVLADGTITASKQVSVGAQASGQIKALLVELGSQVKKGQLVAEIDSMTQQNDLRNAQAALKNVTAQRASRQAVLANYRAAFERQKAMLAKNLTAKADYDSAQANLRSTEADIQALDAQLIQSQIEVDTAQVNLGYTKITSPIDGTVVSMPVEAGQTVNAVQSAPTILKVANLDTMTVKAQISEADVVNVTPGMKVWFTILGKPNKRYPATLRAIEPAPDSINDDSATSGLTGSGSSSSSDSKAVYYYGLFDVANPDKALRISMTAEVHIVLGDRPQAIVIPSTALDNIDGKTSVRVVDDQQKITRREVQVGINNNIEAEILSGLHEGEKVLLSESDASATPADHRSRM
- a CDS encoding MacB family efflux pump subunit; this translates as MALLLLEEINREFQSGEQRVRVLKNINLAIESGEFVAIVGQSGSGKSTLMNLLGCLDKPSSGDYRVADRSVTQLTDDALAELRREHFGFIFQRYHLLSELTALGNVEIPAIYAGKDRQARHDRATALLTRLGLGERLTYRPGQLSGGQQQRVSIARALMNGGEVILADEPTGALDSHSGDEVMNILRDLHQQGHTVVIVTHDMRIAQNADRIIEIHDGEIIADKRDNHAGSEHQRSAVNTTNGSRWRALRDRLSEAFRMALVSMMAQRLRTFLTMLGIIIGIASVVAVVALGKGSQQKILTEISAMGTSTLDIFPGTDFGDMNSSKIQTLRASDADALAHQPYVHSVTPSLSVSTTLKYRNLALTAMVNGVGEQFFAVRGYTLTRGMAFNRAGVDALVQEAVIDENTRNKLFRANENPLGQVIILGSMPVRIIGIATRQSSFGSDSNLNIWVPYTTAMKRMMGQTWLSGITVRVKDNVDLALAEQGVTRLLMQRHTTKDFFILNTDSIRKTIESTTNTLTLLVAMIALISLLVGGIGVMNIMLVSVTERTREIGVRMAVGARAGDIMQQFLIEAVLVCLTGGIFGVLLALVPGMILAQTSSSFSMIYSPFSIIAAFICSTLIGVIFGFFPARRAAKMDPIHALERE